A window of Mangifera indica cultivar Alphonso chromosome 13, CATAS_Mindica_2.1, whole genome shotgun sequence contains these coding sequences:
- the LOC123193846 gene encoding UDP-galactose/UDP-glucose transporter 7, producing MEQFSVAETTPYLSLLAALSYGISSMAMVFINKAVIMQYAHSMTLLTLQQLATTLLVHIARRTGHTKAKAIEMTTAKKLLPVSLFYNANVAFALASLKGVNIPMYIAIKRLTPLAVLITGFFSGKGKPTTQVALSVLLTALGCIIAAIGDFSFDLFGYSMALTSVFFQTMYLVLVEKSGAEDGLSSIEIMFYNSFLSLPFLLFLILITGEFPSSLSLLFAKSHSFTFLVILTLSLVMGIVLNFTMFLCTIVNSALTTTIVGVLKGVGSTTLGFVVLGGVQVHALNVAGLVINTAGGLWYSYAKYQQKKNRPAKLISDVEAHQK from the exons ATGGAACAGTTTAGTGTCGCTGAGACGACGCCGTATTTGAG TTTGCTGGCTGCATTGTCATATGGAATTTCTTCAATGGCTATGGTTTTCATCAATAAGGCAGTTATCATGCAGTATGCACACTCAATGACACTTCTCACTTTACAG CAATTGGCCACTACATTGCTTGTACATATTGCCCGACGAACGGGACATACAAAAGCAAAAGCAATAGAAATGACTACCGCAAAAAAGCTTCTCCCTGTTTCTCTTTTCTACAATGCTAATGTAGCGTTTGCTCTAGCAAGCTTGAAAGGAGTTAATATTCCTATGTATATTGCAATCAAGAGACTCACACCACTTGCTGTACTGATTACTGGGTTCTTTTCTGGAAAGGGAAAACCTACAACTCAG GTAGCTCTTTCAGTGCTATTGACTGCTCTTGGTTGCATTATAGCAGCCATTGGAGATTtttcttttgacctttttggaTACAGCATGGCCCTAACTTCTGTTTTTTTCCAG ACCATGTACCTTGTGTTGGTGGAGAAGTCTGGTGCAGAGGATGGGCTTTCATCAATTGAGATTATGTTCTATAACAGCTTTCTTAGTCTTCCATTCTTGCTATTTCTTATCTTAATAACGGGAGAATTTCCTAGTTCTTTGTCATTATTATTTGCAAAG AGTCATTCATTTACCTTTTTGGTGATCCTCACCCTTTCTTTGGTGATGGGCATTGTTCTCAACTTTACCATGTTCTTATGTACCATAGTCAACTCTGCTCTGACCACAACCATTGTTGGGGTCCTAAAAGGTGTTGGTTCCACG ACCCTTGGCTTTGTCGTACTGGGTGGTGTGCAAGTGCATGCTTTGAATGTGGCTGGTTTGGTTATCAACACAGCGGGTGGTCTATGGTATTCATATGCCAAATATcagcaaaagaaaaacagaCCAGCAAAGCTGATATCAGATGTTGAGGCTCAtcagaaataa